The Podospora pseudocomata strain CBS 415.72m chromosome 3, whole genome shotgun sequence genome window below encodes:
- a CDS encoding hypothetical protein (EggNog:ENOG503P3VD), producing MVPPYTAEEKQWLRVHFDGEFKFLMAYGLSIYDEDERAEGRLIARAMMANDG from the coding sequence ATGGTGCCTCCTTATACAGCGGAAGAGAAGCAATGGCTTCGAGTCCATTTCGACGGCGAGTTCAAGTTTCTTATGGCCTACGGCCTCAGCATCTACGACGAGGATGAACGCGCCGAGGGAAGACTTATTGCACGCGCGATGATGGCGAAtgatgggtga